In a genomic window of Chaetodon auriga isolate fChaAug3 chromosome 1, fChaAug3.hap1, whole genome shotgun sequence:
- the anp32a gene encoding acidic leucine-rich nuclear phosphoprotein 32 family member A isoform X1 produces MDMKKRIHLELRNRTPSDVKELVLDNCRSNEGKIEGLTDEFEELEFLSTINVGLTTVAHLPKLNKLKKLELSDNRISGGLEVLAEKCPNLTHLNLSGNKIKDLSTIEPLKELGTLKSLDLFNCEVTNLNEYRDNVFKLLPQLTYLDGYDKDDKEAPDSDAEVYAEGLDDDEEDEDDVDEEEYDEDAAPGDEEEEEGEEDEEENEEEEEEDLSGEEEEEEDLNDREVDDEDDEEEERGQKRKRELDEEGEEDEDD; encoded by the exons ATGGACATGAAGAAAAGAATTCACCTGGAGTTGCGGAACCGCACTCCGTCAGAC GTCAAAGAACTTGTGCTAGACAACTGTCGCTCAAATGAAGGCAAGATCGAGGGTCTAACGGACGAATTTGAGGAGCTGGAGTTTCTAAGCACAATCAATGTCGGCCTGACGACAGTTGCCCACTTGCCGAAGCTAAATAAACTCAAAAAG CTCGAACTCAGCGATAACAGGATCTCAGGAGGGTTGGAAGTTCTGGCGGAGAAATGCCCCAACCTCACACATCTCAACCTCAGCGGCAACAAGATTAAAGACCTCAGCACAATAGAACCATTG AAAGAATTGGGGACCCTGAAAAGTCTAGATCTGTTTAACTGTGAAGTGACAAACCTGAACGAATACAGAGACAACGTCTTCAAGCTACTACCCCAGCTCACGTACCTGGACGGGTACGACAAAGACGACAAAGAGGCACCAGATTCTGACGCTGAGGTTTACGCAGAGGGCCTGGATGacgatgaggaagatgaagatg ATGTAGATGAGGAGGAGTATGATGAAGATGCAGCAccaggagacgaggaggaggaagagggagaggaggatgaagaggagaatgaagaagaggaagaggaggacctCAGTGGAGAG gaggaagaggaggaagatttgaatgacagagaggtcgacgatgaggatgatgagg AAGAAGAGCGAGGTcagaagagaaaaagggaactggatgaagagggggaggaggatgaagacgaTTGA
- the anp32a gene encoding acidic leucine-rich nuclear phosphoprotein 32 family member A isoform X2, translating to MDMKKRIHLELRNRTPSDVKELVLDNCRSNEGKIEGLTDEFEELEFLSTINVGLTTVAHLPKLNKLKKLELSDNRISGGLEVLAEKCPNLTHLNLSGNKIKDLSTIEPLKELGTLKSLDLFNCEVTNLNEYRDNVFKLLPQLTYLDGYDKDDKEAPDSDAEVYAEGLDDDEEDEDDVDEEEYDEDAAPGDEEEEEGEEDEEENEEEEEEDLSGEEEEEEDLNDREVDDEDDEEERGQKRKRELDEEGEEDEDD from the exons ATGGACATGAAGAAAAGAATTCACCTGGAGTTGCGGAACCGCACTCCGTCAGAC GTCAAAGAACTTGTGCTAGACAACTGTCGCTCAAATGAAGGCAAGATCGAGGGTCTAACGGACGAATTTGAGGAGCTGGAGTTTCTAAGCACAATCAATGTCGGCCTGACGACAGTTGCCCACTTGCCGAAGCTAAATAAACTCAAAAAG CTCGAACTCAGCGATAACAGGATCTCAGGAGGGTTGGAAGTTCTGGCGGAGAAATGCCCCAACCTCACACATCTCAACCTCAGCGGCAACAAGATTAAAGACCTCAGCACAATAGAACCATTG AAAGAATTGGGGACCCTGAAAAGTCTAGATCTGTTTAACTGTGAAGTGACAAACCTGAACGAATACAGAGACAACGTCTTCAAGCTACTACCCCAGCTCACGTACCTGGACGGGTACGACAAAGACGACAAAGAGGCACCAGATTCTGACGCTGAGGTTTACGCAGAGGGCCTGGATGacgatgaggaagatgaagatg ATGTAGATGAGGAGGAGTATGATGAAGATGCAGCAccaggagacgaggaggaggaagagggagaggaggatgaagaggagaatgaagaagaggaagaggaggacctCAGTGGAGAG gaggaagaggaggaagatttgaatgacagagaggtcgacgatgaggatgatgagg AAGAGCGAGGTcagaagagaaaaagggaactggatgaagagggggaggaggatgaagacgaTTGA